The Croceicoccus marinus genome contains a region encoding:
- the trxB gene encoding thioredoxin-disulfide reductase, translating into MTTHTTRMLIIGSGPAGLSAAIYGARAGMEPIVVQGLQPGGQLTITTDVENYPGFRDVIQGPWLMQEMQAQAEHVGTRMMWDTITSVDIAGGSPFTAVGDSGDEYVGDVLVIATGAQAKWLGVEGEQKYSGKGVSACATCDGFFYRGKKVVVIGGGNTAVEEALYLTNHSDDVTLIHRRDELRSEKILQDRLFGNPKISVLWNKTVEEFLGDEGGLNALRLKDSVTGEESRFDTQGAFVAIGHAPATELFKGQLDMDDSGYLLVEAGTPKTAVPGVFACGDVMDHTYRQAVTAAGTGCMAALDAERFLGKLEFAKKEAAEA; encoded by the coding sequence ATGACTACCCATACCACTCGCATGCTCATCATCGGCTCTGGCCCGGCTGGCCTGTCCGCCGCGATCTATGGCGCGCGCGCGGGTATGGAACCGATCGTGGTGCAGGGGCTGCAGCCCGGCGGCCAGCTGACCATCACCACCGATGTCGAGAACTATCCCGGTTTCCGCGACGTGATCCAGGGGCCGTGGCTGATGCAGGAAATGCAGGCGCAGGCCGAGCATGTCGGCACGCGCATGATGTGGGACACGATCACCAGCGTCGACATCGCGGGCGGATCGCCGTTCACGGCGGTGGGCGACAGCGGCGACGAATATGTCGGCGACGTGCTGGTCATCGCCACGGGCGCGCAGGCCAAGTGGCTTGGCGTAGAGGGTGAGCAGAAATATTCGGGCAAGGGCGTATCGGCCTGCGCGACCTGTGACGGGTTCTTCTATCGCGGCAAGAAGGTCGTGGTCATCGGCGGCGGCAACACCGCTGTCGAGGAAGCGCTCTACCTCACCAACCATTCCGACGATGTCACGCTTATCCACCGCCGCGACGAGCTGCGGTCCGAGAAGATCCTGCAGGACCGGCTGTTCGGCAATCCCAAGATCAGCGTGCTGTGGAACAAGACGGTCGAGGAATTCCTGGGCGACGAGGGCGGGCTGAACGCGCTGCGCCTGAAGGATAGCGTCACGGGCGAGGAAAGCCGCTTCGATACGCAGGGCGCGTTCGTGGCCATCGGGCACGCGCCAGCGACCGAGTTGTTCAAGGGGCAGCTGGACATGGACGACAGCGGCTATCTGCTGGTCGAGGCGGGGACGCCCAAGACGGCGGTGCCCGGCGTGTTCGCTTGCGGCGACGTGATGGACCACACCTATCGCCAGGCGGTGACCGCGGCGGGCACGGGCTGCATGGCCGCGCTGGATGCCGAGCGCTTCCTGGGAAAGCTGGAATTCGCGAAGAAGGAAGCGGCGGAGGCTTGA
- a CDS encoding acyl carrier protein, whose protein sequence is MNNAIPPATESADRKLRAILVDTLALEEERVSGFEDDTELFGAIPELDSQAVMGLLTEIEDRFGFIIDDEDVDGEMLETYGALLRFVMDRRPG, encoded by the coding sequence ATGAACAACGCCATTCCGCCCGCGACCGAATCCGCCGACCGCAAGTTGCGCGCCATACTGGTCGATACGCTCGCGCTCGAGGAAGAGCGTGTTTCCGGCTTCGAGGACGATACCGAGCTTTTCGGTGCCATCCCCGAACTCGATTCGCAGGCCGTGATGGGCCTGCTGACCGAGATCGAGGACCGCTTCGGCTTCATCATCGATGACGAGGATGTCGACGGCGAAATGCTGGAAACCTATGGCGCGCTGCTGCGCTTCGTGATGGACCGGCGCCCCGGCTGA
- a CDS encoding acyl-CoA ligase (AMP-forming), exosortase A system-associated, which yields MTRPACPEPLDHLSRRGTADAPALVLKDRALDYAALELWTGRLAAWLADRARSEGWESGARVASWAGKGLLTCVMPLAAARAGFVHVPVNPVLKRAQVRHILSDCGARLLIGNSGRLDALHGGDLPMDCAALDEKIVTEQAERCRPLGPSAADPDALAAILYTSGSTGKPKGVMLSHANMWLGAESVAEYLAIAPDDRVLAVLPLAFDYGQSQLLSTWFAGASAYPIDYLLPREVVKAVGARQITTLAAVPPLWVQLLEQDWPEAAVAPLRRLTNTGGALGETLVRRLRDRFPDARLFAMYGLTEAFRSACLDPDLIDSRPASFGKAVPHVEIMVVNDQGQPAAPGEEGELVHAGPFVAQGYWQDPQRTRERFRPAPRWSEYGGTAVWSGDWVRRDAEGLLYFVGRRDAMIKVLGQRISPQEIEDAALATGLVAECAALGLPDEALGQAVHLVARAAPGTDGEPTDELLTALRRDLPAYMLPQEVHWRAELPRGATGKLDRAGLQRELEEAQ from the coding sequence ATGACCCGTCCTGCCTGTCCAGAACCGCTCGATCACTTGTCCCGGCGCGGTACCGCCGATGCACCGGCGCTGGTGCTGAAGGACCGGGCGCTGGACTATGCGGCGCTGGAGCTGTGGACCGGCAGGCTGGCGGCATGGCTGGCCGACCGCGCCCGGTCCGAGGGCTGGGAAAGCGGCGCACGCGTGGCCAGTTGGGCGGGGAAGGGCCTGCTGACCTGCGTGATGCCTCTGGCCGCCGCGCGGGCGGGTTTCGTGCATGTTCCGGTCAATCCGGTGCTGAAGCGCGCGCAGGTGCGTCATATATTGTCCGACTGCGGCGCAAGGCTGCTGATCGGCAATAGCGGGCGGCTGGATGCACTGCACGGCGGCGATTTGCCTATGGACTGCGCGGCGCTCGACGAAAAGATCGTCACCGAACAGGCGGAGCGGTGCCGCCCGCTGGGTCCTTCGGCTGCCGATCCCGATGCGCTGGCGGCAATCCTCTATACCAGCGGATCGACCGGCAAGCCCAAGGGCGTGATGCTGAGCCATGCGAATATGTGGCTGGGGGCCGAAAGCGTGGCGGAATATCTGGCCATCGCGCCGGACGACCGGGTGCTGGCGGTGCTGCCGCTGGCGTTCGATTATGGGCAGAGCCAGCTGCTGTCGACCTGGTTTGCGGGGGCTTCGGCCTATCCCATCGACTATCTGCTGCCGCGCGAAGTGGTAAAGGCGGTCGGGGCGCGGCAGATCACCACGCTGGCGGCGGTGCCCCCGCTGTGGGTGCAATTGCTTGAGCAGGACTGGCCGGAGGCGGCGGTCGCCCCGTTGAGGCGACTGACCAATACGGGCGGCGCGCTGGGCGAGACGCTGGTACGCCGCCTGCGCGACCGCTTTCCGGATGCCCGGCTGTTTGCCATGTACGGCCTGACCGAGGCGTTCCGTTCGGCCTGTCTCGACCCGGACCTGATCGACAGCCGCCCGGCATCCTTCGGCAAGGCGGTCCCCCATGTGGAAATCATGGTCGTGAACGACCAGGGCCAGCCCGCCGCGCCGGGCGAGGAGGGGGAGCTTGTGCACGCCGGACCCTTCGTGGCGCAGGGATACTGGCAGGACCCGCAACGCACGCGCGAAAGGTTCAGGCCAGCGCCCCGATGGTCGGAATATGGCGGCACCGCGGTCTGGTCGGGCGACTGGGTAAGGCGCGACGCCGAGGGGCTGCTCTATTTCGTCGGGCGGCGCGATGCGATGATCAAGGTGCTGGGCCAGCGCATCAGCCCGCAGGAGATCGAGGATGCCGCATTGGCGACCGGCCTGGTCGCGGAATGTGCCGCGCTGGGCCTGCCGGACGAAGCGCTGGGGCAGGCGGTGCATCTGGTCGCCCGCGCCGCGCCCGGAACCGATGGCGAGCCAACCGATGAGCTGCTGACGGCGCTGCGGCGCGATCTTCCGGCCTATATGTTGCCGCAAGAGGTGCATTGGCGCGCCGAATTGCCGCGCGGGGCGACGGGCAAGCTCGACCGTGCGGGCCTGCAGCGCGAGCTGGAGGAGGCGCAATGA
- a CDS encoding pyridoxal-dependent decarboxylase, exosortase A system-associated, whose protein sequence is MKPMGPIPDGFAAIDGELAIGGRKASDLAAQGTPVFVYDRAMLDARVADLRAAMPPWLAIHYAMKANPFAPLLAHMAGLVDGFDVASAGEMQLALEAGMTADAISFAGPGKSEGELEAAVRARVTLNTESAGEIRRALAIGDRLGIAPRLAIRVNPSFDIKGSGMKMGGGAKPFGIDAELVPPLAREIAASGAEWRGFHIYAGSQALDAQAVIATLAATLALTGELADQAGVNVPHCNLGGGFGIPYFPGDTPLDIARVGEALDAAFRVLPDRLAETHFAIELGRFLVGEAGVYLTRVIDVKESHGEIFAVTDGGLHHQLAASGNFGTVVRRNYPVAVANRFGEAAAQREQTIVGRLCTPLDLLANKVALPQVRPGDLVAIFCAGAYGASASPAAFLGHGPAREILA, encoded by the coding sequence ATGAAGCCGATGGGTCCGATCCCCGACGGGTTTGCCGCCATCGACGGCGAGCTGGCGATCGGCGGGCGCAAGGCGAGCGATCTGGCGGCGCAAGGCACGCCGGTCTTCGTCTATGATCGCGCGATGCTGGATGCGCGCGTGGCGGATCTGCGCGCCGCCATGCCGCCCTGGCTGGCGATCCATTATGCGATGAAGGCGAACCCTTTCGCGCCTCTGCTGGCCCACATGGCCGGGCTGGTCGACGGTTTCGACGTCGCCTCTGCCGGAGAGATGCAGCTCGCGCTGGAGGCTGGGATGACCGCCGATGCGATCAGCTTCGCCGGGCCGGGCAAGAGCGAGGGCGAGCTTGAGGCTGCGGTGCGGGCGCGGGTGACGCTCAACACCGAATCGGCGGGTGAAATTCGCCGCGCGCTGGCAATTGGCGACCGGCTGGGCATCGCGCCGCGGCTTGCCATTCGCGTGAACCCCAGTTTCGACATCAAGGGTTCGGGCATGAAGATGGGCGGCGGGGCCAAGCCCTTCGGCATCGATGCCGAACTGGTCCCGCCGCTGGCGCGCGAGATCGCGGCGAGCGGGGCGGAGTGGCGCGGTTTTCATATCTACGCGGGAAGCCAGGCGCTGGATGCGCAGGCCGTGATCGCGACCTTGGCCGCAACGCTGGCGCTGACCGGCGAGCTGGCCGATCAGGCCGGGGTGAACGTGCCGCACTGCAACCTGGGCGGCGGCTTCGGCATTCCCTATTTCCCCGGTGACACCCCGCTCGATATCGCGCGCGTGGGCGAGGCTCTGGACGCCGCGTTCCGCGTGCTGCCCGATCGGCTGGCGGAGACGCATTTCGCCATCGAGCTTGGCCGTTTCCTGGTCGGCGAGGCGGGCGTCTACCTGACGCGCGTGATCGATGTGAAAGAGAGCCACGGCGAGATCTTTGCCGTCACCGATGGCGGGCTGCACCACCAGCTGGCCGCATCGGGCAATTTCGGCACCGTGGTCAGGCGTAACTATCCGGTGGCGGTCGCGAACCGGTTCGGCGAAGCGGCCGCGCAGCGCGAGCAGACCATCGTGGGCCGCCTGTGCACGCCGCTCGACCTGCTTGCGAACAAGGTCGCCCTGCCGCAGGTCCGGCCGGGCGACCTTGTCGCGATCTTCTGCGCGGGGGCCTATGGCGCCAGTGCCAGCCCTGCGGCCTTTCTGGGCCACGGCCCCGCGCGCGAGATCCTTGCCTAG
- a CDS encoding pirin family protein — protein MIEIRPFDKLGKANHGWLDTSYHFSFSNYHDPDRTGWGRLRVWNDDWIQARSGFPPHPHRDMEIVTFVRTGAISHRDSLGNEGRTGAGDVQVMSAGTGITHAEFNLEDEDTTLFQIWIMPEKTGEAPGWGQREFPRGNRAGSWITVASGEPEKDDALPLRADARVLAATLRAGDTLELPLDPSRHYYTVPVGGAVTANGHDAQERDGIAVTGEELLAITAKDDVELLLVDTR, from the coding sequence ATGATCGAAATCCGCCCCTTCGACAAGCTCGGCAAGGCCAATCACGGTTGGCTCGATACCAGCTATCATTTCAGTTTTTCCAATTATCACGACCCGGACCGGACGGGCTGGGGCCGGCTGCGCGTGTGGAACGACGACTGGATCCAGGCCCGCAGCGGCTTCCCGCCCCATCCGCACCGCGACATGGAAATCGTGACCTTCGTGCGGACCGGTGCGATCAGCCACCGCGACAGTCTTGGCAATGAGGGTCGCACTGGCGCAGGCGACGTTCAGGTGATGAGCGCGGGCACCGGCATCACCCATGCCGAATTCAATCTGGAGGACGAGGACACCACACTGTTCCAGATCTGGATCATGCCCGAAAAGACCGGCGAGGCGCCCGGCTGGGGCCAGCGCGAATTCCCGCGCGGGAATCGCGCCGGGTCGTGGATCACCGTCGCCAGCGGAGAGCCGGAGAAGGACGACGCATTGCCGCTGCGCGCCGATGCGCGTGTGCTGGCGGCAACTCTTCGGGCGGGCGACACGCTGGAACTGCCGCTCGACCCGTCGCGCCATTACTACACGGTGCCGGTGGGCGGCGCGGTGACGGCCAACGGCCATGACGCGCAGGAACGTGACGGCATCGCGGTGACGGGCGAGGAGCTTCTGGCCATCACCGCAAAGGACGACGTCGAACTGCTGCTGGTCGACACCCGCTAG